A region from the Prionailurus viverrinus isolate Anna chromosome E2, UM_Priviv_1.0, whole genome shotgun sequence genome encodes:
- the LRP3 gene encoding low-density lipoprotein receptor-related protein 3: protein MEKRATAGPEGAPGARAQLAVVCLVNIVLTGRLSSAVPALAACSGKLEQHTERRGVIYSPAWPLNYPPGTNCSWYIQGDRGDMITISFRNFDVEESHQCSLDWLMLGPAAPPRQEAFRLCGSAIPPAFISARDHVWIFFHSDASSSGQAQGFRLSYIRGKLGQASCQADEFRCDNGKCLPGPWQCNTVDECGDGSDEGNCSAPASEPPGSLCPGGTFPCSGARSTRCLPAERRCDGTQDCGDGSDEAGCPDLACGRRLGSFYGSFASPDLFGAARGPSDLHCTWLVDTQDPRRVLLQLELRLGYDDYVQVYEGLGERGDRLLQTLSYRSNHRPVSLEAAQGRLTVAYHARARSAGHGFNATYQVKGYCLPWEQPCGSSSEGAAGDAGEQGCFSEPQRCDGWWHCASGRDEQGCPACPPDQYPCEGGSGLCYAPADRCNNQKSCPDGADEKNCFSCQPGTFHCGTNLCIFETWRCDGQEDCQDGSDEHGCLAAVPRKVITAALIGSLVCGLLLVIALGCAFKLYSLRTQEYRAFETQMTRLEAEFVRREAPPSYGQLIAQGLIPPVEDFPVYSASQASVLQNLRTAMRRQMRRHASRRGPSRRRLGRLWNRLFHRPRAPRGQIPLLTAARTSQTVLGDGLLQPAPGTTPDPPAPLTDTGSPVVAGDGPPSVPGHASEAGSAVPPPSGLRDPECRLGDKDRKACRDSLVDSLAPAEAPREPCSAQDPHPLAPTASSTLGPHPPEPLGVCRSPPPPCSPTLEASDDEALLVC from the exons ATGGAGAAGCGGGCGACCGCGGGGCCGGAGGGGGCGCCGGGCGCCCGGGCACAGCTCGCCGTCGTCTGCCTGG TGAACATCGTCCTCACTGGGCGGCTCAGCAGCGCAGTCCCTGCCTTAG CTGCCTGCAGCGGAAAGCTGGAACAGCACACGGAACGGCGGGGTGTCATCTacagcccagcctggcccctcAACTACCCGCCGGGCACCAACTGCAGCTGGTACATCCAGGGTGACCGTGGGGATATGATCACCATCAG TTTCCGCAACTTTGACGTGGAGGAGTCCCACCAGTGCTCCCTGGACTGGCTCATGCTGGGCCCAGCAGCCCCGCCCCGCCAGGAGGCCTTCCGGCTCTGTGGCTCTGCCATCCCGCCTGCCTTCATCTCTGCCCGGGACCACGTCTGGATCTTCTTCCACTCTGACGCCTCCAGCTCTGGCCAAGCCCAGGGCTTCCGTCTCTCGTACATCCGAG GGAAGCTGGGCCAGGCGTCCTGCCAGGCAGACGAGTTCCGCTGTGATAACGGCAAGTGCCTGCCCGGGCCGTGGCAATGCAACACTGTGGACGAGTGTGGCGACGGCTCTGACGAGGGCAACTGCTCGGCGCCTGCCTCTGAGCCACCCGGCAGCCTGTGCCCGGGGGGCACCTTCCCCTGCAGCGGGGCGCGCTCCACGCGCTGCCTGCCCGCCGAGCGGCGCTGCGATGGCACCCAGGACTGCGGGGACGGCTCCGACGAGGCCGGCTGCCCCGACCTGGCGTGTGGCCGGCGGCTGGGCAGCTTCTACGGCTCCTTCGCCTCCCCGGACCTGTTTGGCGCAGCCCGTGGGCCCTCGGACCTTCACTGCACGTGGCTGGTGGACACGCAGGACCCGCGGCGCGTGCTGCTGCAGCTGGAGCTGCGGCTGGGCTACGACGACTACGTGCAGGTGTACGAGGGCCTGGGCGAGCGCGGGGACCGCCTGCTGCAGACGCTGTCCTACCGCAGCAACCACCGGCCCGTGAGCCTGGAGGCCGCCCAGGGCCGCCTCACCGTGGCCTACCACGCCCGCGCCCGCAGCGCCGGCCACGGCTTCAACGCCACCTATCAGGTGAAGGGCTACTGCCTCCCGTGGGAGCAGCCGTGTGGGAGCAGCAGCGAGGGGGCCGCGGGGGACGCGGGCGAGCAGGGCTGCTTCTCGGAGCCGCAGCGCTGCGACGGCTGGTGGCACTGTGCCAGCGGCCGCGACGAGCAGGGCTGCCCCGCCTGCCCGCCCGACCAGTACCCCTGCGAGGGCGGCAGCGGCCTGTGCTACGCGCCCGCCGACCGCTGCAACAACCAGAAGAGCTGCCCCGACGGCGCCGACGAGAAGAACTGCTTCTCCTGCCAGCCCGGCACCTTCCACTGCGGCACCAACCTGTGCATCTTCGAGACGTGGCGCTGTGACGGCCAGGAGGACTGCCAGGACGGCAGCGACGAGCACGGCTGTCTGGCGGCGGTGCCGCGGAAGGTCATCACCGCCGCCCTCATCGGCAGCCTGGTGTGCGGCCTGCTGCTGGTCATCGCCCTGGGCTGCGCCTTCAAGCTCTACTCGCTGCGCACGCAGGAGTACAG GGCCTTCGAGACCCAGATGACGCGCCTGGAGGCTGAGTTTGTGCGGCGGGAGGCACCCCCGTCCTATGGGCAGCTCATCGCGCAGGGCCTCATTCCGCCCGTGGAGGACTTTCCCGTCTACAGTGCGTCCCAG GCCTCGGTGCTACAGAACCTTCGCACAGCCATGCGGAGACAGATGCGCAGGCACGCCTCCCGCCGAGGGCCCTCCCGCCGCCGCCTCGGCCGCCTCTGGAACCGGCTCTTTCACCGGCCGCGGGCACCGCGGGGACAGATCCCACTGCTGACCGCTGCGCGCACCTCACAGACGGTGCTGGGGGACGGGCTCCTCCAGCCTGCACCGGGGACCACCCCAGATCCCCCAGCACCCCTCACGGACACAGGCAGTCCTGTAGTGGCTGGGGATGGGCCCCCCAGTGTCCCAGGCCATGCATCAGAGGCGGGATCTGCTGTGCCGCCCCCCTCGGGCCTGCGGGACCCAGAGTGCAGGCTGGGGGACAAGGACAGAAAGGCCTGCAGGGACTCTTTGGTGGACAGCCTGGCCCCTGCCGAAGCGCCTCGGGAGCCCTGCTCGGCCCAGGACCCTCACCCCCTGGCTCCCACTGCCAGTAGCACCCTGGGCCCCCACCCACCAGAGCCATTGGGTGTCTGCAGGAGTCCCCCACCACCCTGCTCCCCAACGTTGGAGGCCAGTGACGATGAGGCCCTGCTGGTCTGCTGA